A genomic segment from Sander vitreus isolate 19-12246 chromosome 3, sanVit1, whole genome shotgun sequence encodes:
- the LOC144515835 gene encoding uncharacterized protein LOC144515835, translating into MRPTTSTMLQQNNNNNYPCLNVSGSTREMLQKCSRASLPFPSRLELGLGDLPLIRGLRAWALCSKSRRKSGGMLGGGQAPTAPPVVRGGSTSCPRPADVYLSGEWGRMGYGLPLGLDARQAGIGALVTVATLKTSEGGGKTQTQCLFLRTEKGSCLYSTAKPSSGVTNSAGSSVVGGWLRGKTGGEGGGGRDIPTGRRDNGPTPPAHTGVNRVRVRSGRRWRKSSNAAAREKTGVSRERHQSSREDPAGEIPLEERQEELDKGGLASKQFPSPQQDSRRARQEKEGACRSPRCCHNASLKTCTQCGRKAQRRESQDPHEGCESPRRGTSNRLNSEVKGMRKERQKNEEEEKEGLSPLESSNSVLAVPKPDLELNHFHTESHSDCDVEEIREAESNEELKAQTSHGKDDYSEREEDTNSEVMKIHTGLNDFIHGHAGPVTDDFTSRHNRYCDRKQSVKEVIAANVNGFSDHVAADQESEKEMESADVEEEEGSFNQTPAGFSVVSDCYEDVSVSTCPASISTAVSPEHSAAVEGSNCNADHDTCGGQREQENSREDSLEEYQQGVADPGISTGKEELDVSTFEQQELNCVADEDNTGNENKNRKPLLLFQTVGNGKELKEREAPSSPLRHVAPSIFETESRNVTENSCHRCTTELNGAERRDELVWDVREEESQEENIGERVNPREGDEAGEIWRRECTCNEPDYGEGKSDDDTERHPEDDLNDSTIQEDNDKEVTKNCALKDNWGCSGRKKEVGAPCGQTSISHVEANGETSTNITNVACADPSTALAHSLANPAPLLPPLGSMATCLPCLETEEEEEEEEEKEGVGVPARDLKEGQEGKRRLRRQVEEHGEEERGSTVATEEGRKEEEDKEEDEFGVFMQAEGEPACSEGYTMSASVPCGSRESAALGNHAITGESTHWTPGWTDSSFHQSDDTWTAFPQDSSDEGRDMVGQWWPTSAVEESRNSLSANQNLAAVFAEAFPLLPASSSSDPCDHDTVPTLTQLLRGRASQDQGLLDSFHDLNKMICQRYKRENGVSRDLLLRTLRLAQPHTESRPAPWTSNRRLSPGLPSANQHTQNAAAKRRLSYDYNRNTME; encoded by the exons atgagGCCAACAACAAGCACCATGCTCCAGcagaataacaacaacaactaccCCTGCCTGAATGTGTCAGGTTCCACCCGGGAAATGCTCCAGAAGTGCTCCAGAGCCTCTCTGCCCTTCCCCAGCCGGCTGGAGCTGGGCCTGGGAGACCTGCCACTGATCCGAGGCCTCCGTGCCTGGGCCTTGTGCTCCAAGAGCCGCCGAAAGTCTGGTGGTATGCTGGGAGGAGGACAAGCCCCCACAGCTCCTCCTGTTGTCCGCGGGGGTTCGACTTCCTGCCCCAGGCCTGCAGATGTGTACCTGAGCGGGGAGTGGGGTCGCATGGGGTACGGGCTTCCCTTAGGACTGGATGCCAGGCAGGCTGGGATCGGAGCTTTGGTAACAGTTGCCACTCTGAAGACCTCAGAGGGCGGTGGGAAGACCCAAACTCAATGCCTCTTCCTCCGGACTGAGAAAGGGAGCTGTTTGTACTCCACAGCTAAGCCCAGTTCTGGTGTGACTAACAGTGCCGGCTCCAGCGTGGTTGGGGGATGGCTGAGAGGGAAgacaggaggagaaggaggaggaggcagagacaTCCCAACCGGGAGAAGGGACAATGGGCCAACTCCGCCGGCACATACCGGAGTAAACCGGGTTAGGGTGCGATCTGGCCGGAGATGGAGGAAGTCCAGTAATGCAGCAGCCCGGGAGAAAACAGGCGTGAGCAGAGAGAGGCATCAGAGTAGCAGGGAGGATCCTGCCGGAGAAATCCCTCTGGAAGAAAGGCAGGAAGAGCTAGACAAAGGAGGCCTGGCCAGTAAACAGTTTCCCAGCCCGCAGCAGGACAGCAGGAGAGCCAGAcaggagaaagagggagcaTGCAGAAGTCCTAGATGCTGCCACAATGCTTCTCTCAAAACCTGTACTCAGTGTGGAAGGAAAGCACAGAGGAGGGAAAGCCAGGATCCACACGAGGGATGTGAAAGTCCAAGAAGAGGCACCTCAAACAGGCTGAACAGTGAGGTGAAAGGAATGAGGAAGGAGAGGCAAaagaatgaggaggaggagaaggaaggcCTCAGCCCATTAGAGTCATCTAACTCTGTTTTGGCTGTACCAAAACCTGACCTAGAATTGAACCACTTTCACACAGAATCTCACAGCGACTGTGACGTTGAAGAGATCAGAGAAGCCGAGAGCAACGAGGAGCTAAAGGCACAAACCTCTCACGGCAAGGACGACTATtcggagagagaggaggatacAAACTCTGAGGTTATGAAAATACATACCGGACTTAATGATTTCATTCATGGCCACGCTGGACCGGTGACAGATGACTTTACATCAAGACATAACAGATATTGTGACagaaaacaaagtgtaaaagaAGTAATAGCAGCTAATGTGAATGGATTTTCGGATCACGTGGCGGCAGATCAAGAATcagaaaaagagatggagagtgCGGATgttgaagaggaggaagggagcTTCAATCAGACGCCTGCAGGATTCTCGGTTGTATCTGACTGCTATGAGGACGTCTCTGTCTCCACCTGCCCTGCCTCCATCAGCACCGCAGTCTCCCCCGAGCACTCCGCCGCTGTAGAGGGCAGCAACTGCAATGCTGACCATGACACTTGTGGTGgtcagagagagcaagagaacaGCAGAGAAGATTCCCTCGAGGAGTATCAACAAGGGGTAGCAGACCCAGGGATTAGTACGGGTAAAGAAGAACTGGATGTAAGCACATTTGAGCAACAAGAGCTGAACTGTGTGGCTGACGAGGACAACACTGGGAAcgagaacaaaaacagaaaacctCTGTTGCTCTTTCAAACGGTGGGAAACGGAAAAGAGctgaaggagagagaagctccATCGTCGCCTCTCAGACACGTAGCTCCTTCCATTTTTGAGACAGAAAGCAGAAACGTTACCGAAAACAGTTGCCACCGTTGTACAACTGAGCTTAATGGAGCAGAGCGGAGAGATGAGCTGGTGTGGGATGTTAGAGAAGAGGAGTCACAGGAGGAGAATATAGGGGAGAGAGTAAATCCTAGGGAAGGGGATGAAGCCGGGGAGATTTGGAGAAGGGAGTGCACCTGCAACGAGCCGGACTATGGCGAGGGTAAAAGCGATGACGATACAGAACGACACCCTGAGGATGACTTGAATGACAGTACCATACAGGAGGATAATGACAAAGAAGTAACGAAAAACTGTGCACTAAAAGACAACTGGGGATGCAGTGGAAGGAAGAAAGAGGTTGGAGCCCCCTGTGGACAAACAAGCATCAGCCATGTTGAAGCGAATGGAGAGACCAGCACCAACATCACAAATGTTGCCTGTGCTGATCCCTCCACCGCTCTTGCACACTCCCTGGCTAATCCTGCCCCCTTGTTGCCTCCCCTGGGATCCATGGCAACATGCCTGCCCTGTCTGgagacggaggaggaggaggaggaggaggaggagaaggaaggggTCGGCGTGCCAGCACGAGACCTAAAAGAAGGTCAGGAAGGGAAGAGGAGGCTCAGGAGACAGGTGGAAGAGCACGGCGAGGAGGAGAGGGGCTCCACCGTGGCCACTGaggaggggaggaaagaggaggaggataagGAGGAAGATGAGTTTGGAGTATTCATGCAGGCAGAGGGAGAGCCAGCCTGCAGCGAGGGATACACCATGTCTGCCTCAGTGCCTTGTGGGAGCAGAGAAAGTGCTG CACTTGGAAACCATGCCATCACCGGGGAGTCGACCCACTGGACACCAGGCTGGACAGACAGCTCCTTCCACCAATCAGACGACACCTGGACAGCTTTTCCTCAGGATTCGTCAGATGAAGGCCGAGACATGGTGGGACAGTGGTGGCCaaccagcgctgtggaggagagcAGAAACAGCCTCTCGGCCAATCAGAATCTG GCAGCTGTCTTTGCTGAAGCCTTCCCATTGCTGCCTGCTTCATCTTCAAGTGACCCCTGTGACCACGATACTGTTCCCACACTGACCCAGCTCCTCAGGGGCAGAGCCAGTCAGGACCAGGG GCTGTTGGACAGTTTCCATGACTTGAACAAAATGATATGCCAGAGATACAAGAGAGAGAATGGCGTGTCTCGTGACCTGCTGCTGAGGACTTTGCGCCTGGCGCAGCCGCACACT